The Desulfohalovibrio reitneri genome contains a region encoding:
- the thrB gene encoding homoserine kinase produces the protein MPAAEHAIPDETCVILIGIAGAGKSTLAPLLAHKLGWEHMDTDRLLEATHGRPLQDIMDSCGRETFLHLEEEVVANLGVKRLVVSTGGSVVYSRAAMDRLRLLGTVVFLDISLETFLKRVGPAEGRAFVCPDGYCLEDVYEERRPLYLAAADVTVRTDTETPETCANQILRAVTRHLEESQA, from the coding sequence ATGCCCGCCGCCGAACACGCCATACCGGACGAGACCTGCGTCATCCTCATCGGCATCGCCGGGGCGGGCAAGTCCACCCTGGCCCCCCTGCTGGCGCACAAGCTGGGATGGGAGCACATGGACACCGACCGGCTCCTTGAAGCCACCCACGGCCGCCCCCTGCAGGACATCATGGACTCCTGCGGCCGGGAGACCTTTCTCCACCTGGAGGAGGAAGTGGTGGCCAACCTCGGGGTCAAGCGGCTGGTGGTCTCCACCGGCGGCAGCGTGGTCTACTCCAGGGCGGCCATGGACCGCCTTCGGCTGCTGGGCACCGTGGTCTTCCTGGACATCTCCCTGGAAACCTTTCTCAAGCGCGTCGGCCCCGCCGAGGGGCGCGCCTTCGTCTGCCCCGACGGCTACTGCCTGGAGGACGTCTACGAGGAACGCCGCCCCCTGTACCTGGCGGCGGCAGACGTGACCGTGCGCACCGACACCGAAACCCCGGAAACCTGCGCCAACCAAATCCTGCGGGCCGTGACCCGCCACCTGGAGGAATCCCAAGCGTGA